Part of the Quercus lobata isolate SW786 chromosome 6, ValleyOak3.0 Primary Assembly, whole genome shotgun sequence genome, TTGCCAGTATGATGCTCTTCTTGGATAACATCAGAAGTAGCTATTGAAACCTGTAAATAATAGCAAAGAATAATTGTCACAAACTGTAAACAAATTTATGTGCCTACAAGATTGACAAATTATAGTGGAATGTAACATATCTTACTTTTTTTAGGCTTCCAAGTGATTCAACTTCTCTCGCCTCACAATCTTTTTTTTGTAAGCCACTGGCATATTTTTTAGCATGTGTTGTTTTGCTTCGAGATttaccatttttcttctctaatgCAGATTTCAACCTTCTCTTTGGACGCCCAACAGTAGGTTTTGTTTTAATTCTACATATGCTATCACCTTGTAAAACATCTGTAGTAACATCACCATGGACCTCTATGCAACTTTCCATATTATTCGAATGACATTTTTTTCTAATCTCTTGCAATTCcttcattaatttttcaaaagattCTTTGGTATGTTCATACATTATCTCATTCTCTGCTGCAAGTGTAGAAATTTCACGAGCATTATGGCTCAAATAAGAGTAGCGTTTTCCTATTGACTCTTGAGCATTACCTTTAATATCAATGCCATGATAGTCCTTGATAGAACCAGCCTTTGCATCTTGCGTCCATCTTTTCAATACATAATGAACGGGAAGTCTCTTAACATTTTTATGTTCAAGAACTTTCAAAGCATGGGCACACAGAATTCCTACAAAGCTAAACTTCTTGCAACTGCATTCCACCGAAGTAGTTGAGGCTTCATATTTAACTAGGTGCTCTTGAATTCTTTGACTATATTTGACCTTGTATTCTGTGATAGTATCAGATTTATTAGCCTTGTAAATAGTACAATCAGCAATCTTCATATATTCATCTtgaaacatttgaaaattttctggGGAGTACAGCTCTACAACATGTCTCAACATCTCTACATTAGACTGTAAAATCGGTTTTGTTTGCCTCATTTTGAACTCTGCCTGTAGTTCTTGATGTCTCTTATCAACCAAAACTCTAGAGTAATGTTCTGAAAAGCGCACAAAATcatgttttggttttaaatatttcttcaaCACATTGTTTATTGACTCACTACGTTGGGTGCTTTTCATATCGGCAGTGAACATGTGTCGACCATATACAATAGCCCATTTTTCTTTCACATCAAATATGCTATGCAACCATTTATTATCAGTAAGACCATATTCCTTAAGCATATAATCCCATGAAATAAGccattcatcttcatcttcatacTCGTATAAACAATCACTAAAATCTTTTGCAAATTGCTTAGATGAATGAAATACATGATGTAGATTCTTAGCAGCATTCTGATAAATATGCCATACACACAAACGATGATTAGATTTAGGAAATACCTCTGTTATTGCTTTAGCCATTGCAGCAGATTGATCTGTAAGTATAGTTCTTGGCTGCTTTCCTGACATTGCAGttaaaaaagtttcaaacaacCACTTAAATGACTCTATAGTCTCATCATAAAGTAAAGCTGCACCGAAGATAATTGATTGTTTGTGATGATTAACCCCAACGAATGGAGCAAAGGGACGATCATATCTATTTGTTCGATAAGTTGTGTCAAAACAAATAATATCTCCAAAGTTCCCATAATCAACTATTGATCTAGTATCAGCCCAAAAAATGTTCATGATTTGACCATCATCATCAACttgtattgaataaaaataagatgGATCTACCAATTGCATCTTATGAAAGAACTCCATCATTGCAGGTCCATCTCCTTTCCTCAAAGCCATCCTCCTCTCATTATGTACATGATTCTTATAGTCAACCTCCATAAACCCAAGATTTTCACGACCCCCAGCTTGCATGCTCAATAATTCAATGGTTTGTTTTATTGATATTCCAGACCTCTCTGCATCATTTGCAATGGCTTTTTGAGCAAGTGAAATTTTTCTCTTCGATCTTAACATATGTTTCATTGGCGAAGGAGCAAACTCATGATTATGCTGGCcatgaaaagaaacaacatgTAACATGCCATCCTTTTGAAGATGACAGGTCATCTGTGCTAAACAACCTGTTCGTGAAATTGGACGGCGATAAGATGCATTTTCGCGACGTTTGTCAAAAACTCGTTCACCCTCTTTTGAGCAACTAAATGTTCTCCGTATAATTTGCCCCACATTTCCTCGCTTTACAGAATGTTTCCGTACACTAAAGCCGATTCGGTGAGCATAGTCTTTGTAAAATTCATATGCACTATCATCACAATCAAATTTCATACCAATTGCTGGagtatttgatttgtttggaCTTCCAGGAGTAATTTCTACTTTAGCCTTCTCTTGTTGATCAAGTATCCAATCAATGAATTCATCTTCCAACACAATTTCTGGAACTTCTACAATTTCTTTGCTATATTTACTTGGagtatttgatttgtttgggCTTCCATGAGTAGGTTCTACTTGAGCCTTCTCTTGTTGATCAGCTATGCAACCATTCAATTCATCTtccaataaaatgatttgaCTAGTATCCATCATCTATAGTCAAGATacatattcaaaatcaaatcagaaaaaggaaaaattttataaacaatattaaaaaagtaGTATTCCAATATTCTAGACCCATTAAAGAATACTCTTAATGAATTACTTAAAAACATTACAGTTTTAGAATGTCTAAGTCTAGAAGCCTATAAAGTTTACTTACCCTCAGTtgcttatattttttaaaatcaagtcaatatgaacaagaaaaacaaacttttttagATGAATcaaagataaattcaaatttaaatgaaaaaggaaTACAATTTCTACAACTTAGCTAATTTAGTATCACAAAAACTACAACAAAACCACAGTACAAGACAACAAATAGCAGCACTATTATATATTAGCAAAGAAGAAATacacaatttcatttttttataagtaaattaaACAAGATTTGGTAACTTATAAACTACAGCTAGCAAATCCTCTTCAGTTTTTTAAGGAATCAAGGTTATCCATATACCAGATTTGCAAAATGTTCTAACATCAAGTTCTTGCTAATAGTTGAATCATTTAATCCTCACAAGTAATAAGATGTTAAATTGCAATTAATACTTCCTCGTTATGTATACAAAATAACAAATCATCATTGAGGCTTCAGTTTTCAATGCTAACAACATTTATCAATTAAAAGTCCAGTGTATATGATTTTAGTTTCTTCCCAAAGTTAGATATTAATTTAGTTTCTGCACCCTTGAAGCCACTATAAGACCCATTCTACAACAATAATACAATATCCATTAAACCAATCAAAACCTTTAATATCCATTGAACTGTACTGTGTCATAATCACCTTTGAAAAGGTTTTCAATCAATAACAACggtaaagaataaaaacatgttGACTTAGTCTTTGTTTCAAACAGTTGTTTGGCATTGAAAAACAGTTGGTggcattgaaaaataaatgcaaaacggaataaaaaaaaaaaagagagagagagactcacgTGGTAGATTGGGGGTGACCAGTGGTGAGAGAgatttggtttttgggtttggagaGAAGCcgcacacagagagagagatagagagagaatacgtatcttttttagtttttattttttatttttttaataggtggTGTAGTTAACTAGGGTTAGTTGGGTTAATTTTACTTAAGTaatcatgtgcaatgcacatgcCATTTTTTTACACATGTCAATTTATTAGAGCagtttgtagccttaggctacaaatggttttgtagctaaactttgtccttaaaactttttaaaaatgcctAAAGGGTATCCATTAATAGGACTCGTACTTTAATTACAATCCTTCTCACTGTGGTTTGACCATTTTACAATTCAATCCACAAACTTTATGATGTggtttacaaatttaaaattttcaatatttgattctctattattttaaaattgtaaatgaAGTGATACTATGTATACTATTAGATCCAGAAGATAAAATCTTAATCGTATAAAGAACTCCCTCTAATTCaagtgaaatggagaggatGATGTTCCACAATGATGTGAGTTTCAATTGATTTTTCCGGGAGAATGATAATTGGCAATGAAAATCATTTCCATCAGAGAAGCTGAAAATATGTGGTGTGAAAGCTTTTATTAATGGTGGAACTTtcaactcaaaataataatttatagatTGAAGCACTTATTCATACATATACGATATCTTGCTTCAAGATACTAGTGACCTTATGCCAAGAGATTGAAGCACttatttgtagattttttttgggggacaATGAGAAGACAGTCGAAAAATATATTGGCTGAAATGACAGGTTATGTGTAAGCCAAAGTCACATGGAGGATTGGGTTTTAAAGACCTATCCATGTTCAATGATGCTCTCTTGGCATAGTCAACATGGAGGCTCCTCCATGATAAATAGTCCTTATTTTACTGGGTCTTCAAAGCAAAGTTTTTTGCTAATTGCTCGGTGATGGATGCCAAAACTCCGAGCAATGCTTCTTACACATGGAAGAGTATTTTCAAATGTAGGGAGGTCATCAAGTGGAGAGCAACATGGAGGATTAGGACAGGAAACTCAATAAGAAGTTGGAGGGATAATTGGCTTCCGATGAAAAAATAACCCTAAGATTATTTCCCCAGCTATAGATGGAATTTAAGCTGCCAAGGTTAGTCTCCTTATTGACCCAGTTCATCGTGTTtggaaggaaaattttcttgacacttatttttttgagattgaGGCAGCTGTGATCAAGAAAATCCATCTTTGTCAATCAATACAAGAGGATGTGCTCATGTAGCACTTCAATCTGGATGGAGAATACTCAGCAAAATTGGGCTACATGTTCTTACAAAACAAGCAACAATCTCAGTAACCTGGACCCTCTGAAATGGACAACTTGAAGCCTTTGGGGAAAAACAATTGGAGCTTGAATGTTcctgcaaaaataaaaaatctgactTGGCATGTTTGCCAAAATTCTTTGCCTACAAAAATCAACCTAGTAAACGCAAGGTGATTACTAATGACCTTTGTGAAATTTGCAAGCTACACCAAGAGGATGTAGTGTTGGAAAATTTGGTTTTGCAtttcatacaaaacacacaacAGAAGTAACAAACATGGATCTACTTtattcatgagagataacatgtaaccttgaattctagaacaaagaatagaaagcgtactttgatgcagtgaaattcaaaaccaagacttgagaatacctcTAATCAACATCtcaattccacatggtgcccATGAAGAGTGGTCTCTTAATCAGTTTTTATGTACGTTGATTCTTAAAGAaagtccttcttcttctccttgaagagaaaaactattttcttttattttcatcatacgTACATTCTAACTATCTTggtagttactttatttataacttttattaaataaaaattgattatctaattgggttagccttttgggcctgCCCAACTGGGTTTTAGTTTGTGGCTTGAGATGGaacaaaggaaaacaaataagactctagcgcCAATGGGACTTGGGcttatctgtcaactcttgacaagtctaaaattaccattaattatatttaataccactatataaatataattgcactctaggccttattaataaattatatcctaagattctaatgatatcatttgacaCCTTCATGAAATATTTATAGTgaacaaaatcataaaaaactgtcactttgtaaacaactattttatcattgagTATCcggtttaattttttagttatttacatttattgaaatccgattttaataaatataagctttagtaactccttactaaagtgggcACCTTGAATAATCagttcccattaaacttatctcaaggggatattttgtgtctctataaaaagagattatggattttatcttgagaatatgtgtttcCACAACGCTACATGTCATTACCCAACATACTAAGATTTTGACCGTGaatattagatctcactcctgatatatcaaagtaattACCTACATTTCATAATCGGGTTCACTATTCTCTCAAGATTGAAAGTCTATAaaattagaagtcgtgagattaattattcaggtgacagttgttgattgaataattaatctcacaatGGTCCAGTttaatatgtcttaacacttaagacatatcaacacatcaactagaagtctccacttccatgattaagacaaaccatcttagttgatgtgttatagtcttcgcagatgaaacgctcaatttcatcaccgaccaCGAACTACGTTTTaagtttacaaggaacttgtgatttatatctttgtgACTAAAttacatacaatgcatctcaaggactatgatAATATCCCGTTAGTTCATTTacaaatagtctcatataattaaacaatttaattatttatgacatgccaataaattggatttttgggcataaaccccaacaatctcccacttgccctCAAAGACAATTTACCATATATCCGACACTTATTTCCCTTTAGAGTAATTCATAGTCACTCTAAGGTAAGGTTTGGAAACAAGTTTCAGTCAGATTTATtgcataaattatattttctactactactacatcTCACGTACTCATATCTCTCTAATGAGATAATACTTATGCTTAATGTGTATTTTCACCGCCTAGGATGAACACATATCTTTAAGTCCAACTTCATGAATCACAATCAAACTACAAGTCAGTATTTGTACAACCAATAACCATCAAATCCTCACTTTGGTGGACAAGCATATAATCCCTCATTCTCCTAAGATATTTGAGTATATGCTTTATTCCCACTAAATTAAGTGATCTTTGATTCAATTGACATTTGCTTACCATGCCTACCGCAAAATACATATTTAGCCTAGTATATTGCATAGCATAAAGACTTCCTATTGATATGGTATAAGGAACCGTTTTAATATGCTCTTCCATTTATATGTCTTAGGACTAAAGTCCTTTATAAAGGaacttcaaacttaaaaggAATGAATCTTTTCTTGAAGTATTACGTGCTATACTTGGCTAGAATCTAATCTGTTTAAGCAATTTGAGATAGACCCAACTTcctaatttctaaattttaacaaagtttAATTCTTACGATGTGACTAGTTTTTCTCAAGTACTTTATATCAAACTAGACTAGACAACAAAAAACTCCATTGATGACAATAACTCTACATCATTCTAAATTATtagaatgtcatcaacatacattaagaaatttattattctatatagcTTTTATACACATAAGGCCTTTTAATACttgatcaaaatcaaataacttgattgcttgatcaaagATGATATTCTATGATCTAGATGCTTACTTTAGTTCATAAATAGATTTAAAGCAACTTGCATACTAAACACTActggttctttgctatgaacAAATCTAGTTACATCATATAGATGTCTTCCTCAAGATTGCTACTAAAAGAAGCTTTCTTGTTATCCATTGCTATATTTCATTCAAATGAAATATAATGAATAAGAGAATCTAGATAAAGTCAAACTTGACTATTGGTGAAAAAATCTTTTCATGATTGAACCATTTCTTTCTGAATAAATCTTTTCACCACTAGTCTTGACTTTGAAGATTTACACCTTCAAATCTATCAATCTCATTTACTTGTAAACTATTTGAAAACAATAGGCTTAATGCCACTAGGCGCCTCTACAAGTTCTAGACTTGAAATAGAATCTAATTCTTTTCAAATAACATTGATCCAGTAATCCATATCCATATCATCTATTGCCTTTACGTAGGACCAAGGATCAAATTCATATCCTTGTGGAATGACTTCAaaagtttattcaaaaagtATGAATTTATTTGGTAATTGATAATCCTCCCACTATGATATTGTACCGGTGTAATAGTTATTTACAGAATAATGTCTTATAGTGTATCTAATACAACCATCTCATTTCCAATGTATTTTATAGTTGTCCTACAACAAATTCtgacatttttcttttagaacATTCTACCTTTAAAAGAGCCCTATTCCTTCTTTATGTATGCACTGACTTAAAAGAAGTCATTGGAACTTCATTCCTTTACAAAAAGGAGCCCTAGATCATATTATTCTCTAAATAGAATTCATAGATTGGGAATATAACCAAATAATGGTTCTAAAAGTTCATCTTTTACCAATCTTGAATATCATATAGATTAATAAGATTTAGACATAAGTGCCGAAACATACAATACCAAAGGATGAAAACTTTCTCTTTAAGAAGTAAAACATGTAAATTTTCATCTAGAAAACAATCATGGACAATGCTTAGTTTTACCAAAACGGAAATACTTTCCTTTTAGTCATACTTTTGAGTTTAATTTCCTTTTGGCAATTACTAGGGCAACTAGCTTGTTCAACTATTTGGTATTATAATTCCTCTTCTTACCACCCTTGCCTTTCGATTCAGGctaagaatttgaattaaatcATATTGATCCTAGCCTTAGCTTTTAGGATGTCTTCCGTTGTGTAGAACTCACTTATCAACTcagataatataaaaagaatttattttcaaaacaatttgaaTTGATCAAATGATTCTAACAAGGACTTGTGGATCATATCCATATGAGATTAACATGTAATCTCTACATCCAAGAATTCCTattcacttaaaaataaaatattttcataaaatgatataGAATTGGAACTCCTTAAGCCTTTCTTAGCACTCAATATGATTCATACCAAACATCTCATTTAGACTTAATATAAAGTCTAAGTCTAGTACTAACTCTTGCATCTCATGCTGTAGCACAATTGAGATAGAAGCCAATGAAACATATTAGCATTTCAATGGAGACTATGATCACATCATAAGCTATCTTCCATAAATGCATAATGTATAGAAAATTATGACAATGCTGAATCAAAACATATTTATGTACTTCAACTCTTTTAAGCACCATGTCCAAAATCATTTCTTAGTTAATGTGATTCAATTAAAATAGTagttagagaacaaaaatttatgACAACTTTATTTTGAGACTATGAACATAATTACAAGGGCATTATAATTTTGCATCCATAACCATATAATATGGAACCCGAAAACCATACTTTATTAGGTGCAATGACAATCCAATCCCGCAATTAATATTCCTCGGTAGCGAGGTCATATCAATCACTATGATTAGGCAagaactattctcattattaatgtTATCATGGTAAttcttaccaaacaaaaataatttttcgcTCTTCCTTTAGCCTCTAAGTAATAATGACATAGCTCTATTGGGAGGTTAACATTACATTTAGTCTAGTGTACACCATTGCCTAGATTCTATGTGAGTCACCAAGTAACTCCACGGTAGCGTGGTCGTTCTCAATGTAAAAACACACTTCATCCATCATTAAGAAGTTTAACCTATAGTACCATGAATTAAACACCCTCCTTAGGGAGCAAAGCATATATGCCAAGGCGAAGTGCCTAATCACGCTACTGTAAACCGGCAATGGAGGCCGTAAGACTCAACCCTTGAATCTCTTTCccactagaaattttaaaactagTGGATTGTCTTGAAATCATTGTGATCTAATCACAATTTTAACCCTACACACTAGAtgtgtttaattgtttaaattcgaTGTGCTCTGACTAAGTCACATCACAATAGCGTAATTACAAAGAAGTTTAATTAGGTAACCCGTGAAGTAAATACCCTCCGCATGGAATGCAAGGCTCGAGGCCAAGACAAGGTATCCATTCACATTACAATAAACTTCACAAAAGGGTTATTTCAAGCACTCCCACTCGTTATCtgggtttttctttaaataattgtGATCCCATCACAACTAATAACTTTGCACTTGTTAAAGACTCTAATCTCATTAGAATCACTAACTAAAATGGAAGTCCTAAACTATTTAAGATTCCTTGAACACTAATGaatcaaaaaattagttatataGAACTCTATCATTAACTTATTTGATTAATAATTCTAATCTCATTAGAAACTATATACCTTTTAATTGAgctttaatctcattaaaacttctaattaaaataaattaaggactTTCAATCATACAACAATTCCAATCTCATTAGAATGTTACTTAAAAGAGAAGGTCCAAAACTATTTAGGACTAAGAGTTCTATTTAACTAACATCTTTGATCTCATTAGATCTTTTAATTAGATAATGATTAATAAATGTCCTTAACTTTTAAGGACTATAAAATCAATCACTTTATATAGAACCATGTGTAATCTCATCACACACAACCTTGCCTTTTATCAAAGTTtaacacttaataaaaaaaggcaagtgaaaattcaaaattcagtgccttcgatcgatcgaacctatttctcgatcaatcaaaaaatgaagaaattcatTAGAAAGCCACTGCCTCGTTCAATTGATTCTCGATTCctattcgatcgatcgaaaataaTATTCGATCGAACGAGAGGaattctcgatcaatcgagacAATGAAGAATTTCATCATAGAGTTTCTACCTGACTCGATCGATCCTTAATTCctcttcgatcaatcgaaaagtACATTTGATCGATCAAAAGGaattctcgatcaatcgaagctcGCATAactgaatttttcaaaaattttcagcaaccgttttttatagtttttaccattttccatcaaaaacacttttgattttataaaagaaGATTTATAGATCAAACATTAAGgttttcaagatcaagatgAAGAACCCTAATACATTAAGAACACTATAAATCATAAAAACTTAATCTCAAAAATAACATCACGCCTATATTAATATATGTAATCATGAACTGATATCACAACACTAATGGTTTATATACCCGCACACGAATCTATACATATATTCATTTAATCCAAAGATGTAAAGGCATATGAATTATGTCAAGCACACAATTCCATAAGAAAGGTTCTAGTGCTTCAGCTTTTATATGATAAAGCATAAcagttatattatatttcaataaACCTAAAAATCTCATTCACGGTATGCATCTCAAACCATGGCTTTTACGAACCAAGTTcgtacccatatatatatatatatatgttaggatatatgtgattcacttgttaggaacatatgtcactattttatataattggctaatcctttgacaaaacgtattttacttgtatttggatagatctagaatgtatttaatacttcaagaaactttatttcaagatcaagtgttaaagccatgcaagtctgtccaagattcaagctgaaaagtgcaagttcattaaagctcgacaactagtatctatcgagcttgaagagctgttccagcccAGTGGCTTgatagctgctcgacagatggctatctgtcgaggtttatgaaaaacagagtttcaattctgttttgactccaatccgtgattatatgtttgggcattcttttctcacaaccgacatataaaaggattattttaagggttgtcaaagtggacacaagttgcacaagtattgaccaaagtttgtttaagcaaattgtgaccggagacaaatttgctctagttcatcGTTCGTGTAGGAGTTGCTATGTTTGTGcgtcgtagggttttgtgaccaagtatcttctgGATCTTCATCATgtaatgaactgaagaactttgcagctaataactttctctagttggtgattgaagtcgcatactgggatccgcgcagtTGGTTAGTCCCGTACTGGGAGttgtgcattacaaggagagattgtcactacagatatgtccaattgggtattagggtaagggttcaactgtaggttggtaaaaAATACTgggattcatttacttgtaacttcttgttttgataatagtgaattcttgggagtggtgaccttaaaatcactcggtggggtttttactatattggttttctccattcataaacaaatcaccgtgtcaatttaatttctgttgcacttagtttaattggttatttgtttgtgctatcacgcgctttgcatgttaatttgattaattaataaacttggctaattaatcaattaattaatcacaagaagtcaatacgtttttggcctatcaatatACATGCACCAAGCCACAATATCAAAAACTTCAATCTCTAATATCACATATATCAATCTCAACACATAGGTTTATTGAACAacaattctaaaacaaaattatgcagaaaaattacAGTAGAATTTTGAAACACCaagaaaactattttctttgattctaaaaCTCAATCACATGTTATACAAGCATgactgctctgataccaattgttgaaaaatctggttttgcatctcatacaaaacacacagtgGAAGCAACACatatctacttcattcatgagagataacatgtaaccttgaattctagaacaaagaatagaaagcgtaccttgatgcagtgaaattcaaaaccaaggCTTAAGAATACTTCTAATCAACATCtcaattccacatggtgccTAAGAagagtggtctctcaatcaatcTTTATGACCGttgattctcaaagaaagtccTTCTTTTccttgaaaagaaaaactattttcttttcttttcatcatacgTACATTCTAACTACCTTGGTAGTTACTTTatgtaataacttttattaaataaaaattgattatctgattgggttagccttttgggctttagtttgtggcttgagatgggaccaaaggaaacaaataagactctaactccaatgggccttggattTATCTGTCAattcttgacaagtccaaagttaccattaattatatttaataccactatataaatataattgcactctaggccttattaataaattatatcccaagactctaatgatatcatttgacccctccatgaaatatccatagtAAATAAAGTCATAAAAAACTGTCACTTTGAAAACAACTATTTAATCCCTGAGTACCCagtaatcttttagttattcatatttattgaaatccgatttcaataaatataagctttaataactccttactaaagtgggcACCCTGAATAACCagttcccattaaacttatctcaatgggatatttcgtgtctctataaaaagagattatgtattccatcttgagaatatgtatTTCCTCACATTACATGTAGTTACCCAatatactgaggttttgatcgtgaatattagatctcactcctgatgtatcaaagtaacctacatttcatgattaGGTCACTATCCTTTCAGGATttgagagtctatgaaattagaagtcgtgagattaattattcaggtgacagttgttgattgaataattaatctcacaacGGTCCAGTttaatatgtcttaacacttaagacacatcaacacatcaactagaagtctccacttccatgatcaagacaaaccatcttagttgTTGTGTTATAATCTTCGCAAATGAAACACCCAATTTCATTACTGACTACGAATTAcgttttgagtttacaagggacttgtgatttatatctcctgtgactaaatcacataaatcacatata contains:
- the LOC115950021 gene encoding protein FAR1-RELATED SEQUENCE 5-like; protein product: MDTSQIILLEDELNGCIADQQEKAQVEPTHGSPNKSNTPSKYSKEIVEVPEIVLEDEFIDWILDQQEKAKVEITPGSPNKSNTPAIGMKFDCDDSAYEFYKDYAHRIGFSVRKHSVKRGNVGQIIRRTFSCSKEGERVFDKRRENASYRRPISRTGCLAQMTCHLQKDGMLHVVSFHGQHNHEFAPSPMKHMLRSKRKISLAQKAIANDAERSGISIKQTIELLSMQAGGRENLGFMEVDYKNHVHNERRMALRKGDGPAMMEFFHKMQLVDPSYFYSIQVDDDGQIMNIFWADTRSIVDYGNFGDIICFDTTYRTNRYDRPFAPFVGVNHHKQSIIFGAALLYDETIESFKWLFETFLTAMSGKQPRTILTDQSAAMAKAITEVFPKSNHRLCVWHIYQNAAKNLHHVFHSSKQFAKDFSDCLYEYEDEDEWLISWDYMLKEYGLTDNKWLHSIFDVKEKWAIVYGRHMFTADMKSTQRSESINNVLKKYLKPKHDFVRFSEHYSRVLVDKRHQELQAEFKMRQTKPILQSNVEMLRHVVELYSPENFQMFQDEYMKIADCTIYKANKSDTITEYKVKYSQRIQEHLVKYEASTTSVECSCKKFSFVGILCAHALKVLEHKNVKRLPVHYVLKRWTQDAKAGSIKDYHGIDIKGNAQESIGKRYSYLSHNAREISTLAAENEIMYEHTKESFEKLMKELQEIRKKCHSNNMESCIEVHGDVTTDVLQGDSICRIKTKPTVGRPKRRLKSALEKKNGKSRSKTTHAKKYASGLQKKDCEAREVESLGSLKKVSIATSDVIQEEHHTGKSTK